One genomic segment of Arachis duranensis cultivar V14167 chromosome 4, aradu.V14167.gnm2.J7QH, whole genome shotgun sequence includes these proteins:
- the LOC107486862 gene encoding clathrin interactor EPSIN 3 isoform X2, with protein sequence MKKAIGQTVRDLKRGVNKKVLKVPGIEQKVLDATSNEPWGPHGSLLSDIAQATRNPHEYQMIMSVIWKRVNDTGKNWRHVYKALTVLEYLVAHGSERVIDDIREHAYQISTLSEFQYVDSSGRDQGINVRKKSQGLVLLVNDKEKIIEVRQKAAANRDKFRNTSGNGMYRPGSGSGAYGDRYDDDRYGNREEDRNGYGYGREREPGYRDDDRYSRDGDRYGREYEERYSRDGYRDDDYRGRSQSVDYAYDTRSRSSDRDRDDDGQYSSRGSSAKAEDNSLEARLEKKLSEQNMGVPPSYEEAIGESYSPAHSERDVEASVASAPRDSSPHVNDNPSQISAPTASSTSTSNNPTEATAVASTAASGKQGTEATDDFFDPRVATTGSPVTSNNVEMDFLGSLPYPFSSNALPLGPAVAEIATHEGNANTGSTASLAAPSPGSNFDQSFEDPFGDTPFKAVPNNDAAPSQPQTFQNLGPSQSSGLNADSVTNFGFGNSFSVVPYSAAAPGDTHHISSNSQFLSQDFSSPQQEIDILADILPPAPSPEMASQHNFSSPAVALYPPSFSSSSSQMASPFSEPTGQLSQQGFSATTSQPSQGFSLPTGQFSEQAFSAPAVAQPSPSFPASSNQMPLPFSEPTGQLGQLGFSAATSQPSQAVSVPTDQFPQQTLSAPTSQYAQPFLSHARQPDLHAFSSSTGHSMLPPFTSQGGQPAQSSGHMYSAFHPQDGSFTSGAPHASAQSQNGYNGAMNSGSYLPQGSTASIPSHVAPQAPTGHLSQNTNFINYGGSSPHTTSHMVSHSSTPQAAQFNGQSFMGQQGSAAHLSSPLPHQSLAPSAAPYAVSTSSSSMVSQPGKDKFETKSTVWADTLSRGLVNLNISGPKTNPLADIGVDFDSINRKEKRMEKPTTTAVTSTVTMGKAMGAGSGIGRVGAGALRTPQNPMMGSGMGMGMGMGMNNVPGAGMGMGIGMNNGPGAGMGMGGYGGINPSMGMGMGMGMGQGVQMQPPIGMPPGSNMPGNYNNPMMGPGSYAQQPYGGYR encoded by the exons ATGAAGAAGGCTATTGGTCAAACTGTTAGGGACCT AAAAAGGGGTGTTAATAAGAAAGTTCTGAAAGTTCCTGGGATTGAACAGAAG GTACTTGATGCTACCAGCAATGAGCCCTGGGGACCTCATGGATCACTTCTTTCAGATATTGCTCAGGCAACCAGAAATCC TCATGAATACCAGATGATCATGTCAGTAATCTGGAAGCGAGTTAATGACACGGGAAAGAATTGGCGCCATGTCTACAAG GCTTTGACAGTACTAGAGTACTTGGTGGCTCATGGGTCAGAGCGAGTCATAGATGATATCAGAGAACATGCTTATCAAATATCA ACATTGTCCGAATTTCAATATGTTGATTCCAGTGGAAGAGATCAAGGAATCAATGTTAGGAAGAAATCTCAGGGCCTTGTTCTCCTTGtgaatgataaagaaaaaatcaTAGAGGTTAGGCAGAAGGCTGCTGCTAATAGGGACAA GTTTCGCAACACCTCAGGCAATGGAATGTATAGACCTGGTTCAGGCAGTGGAGCTTATGGTGATAGGTATGATGATGATCGTTATGGAAACAGAGAGGAAGATAGAAATGGGTATGGATATGGAAGAGAAAGAGAACCAGGTTATAGAGATGATGACCGGTATAGTCGTGACGGGGATCGTTATGGCAGAGAATATGAGGAACGTTATAGTAGGGACGGTTACAGGGATGATGACTATAGAGGAAGAAGTCAAAGTGTTGATTACGCATATGATACAAGAAGCAGAAGCTCTGACAGAGACCGTGATGATGATGGCCAATACTCATCTCG AGGTAGCAGTGCCAAAGCTGAAGACAATTCTTTGGAAGCTAG GCTTGAGAAGAAACTTTCTGAGCAAAATATGGGTGTTCCTCCTAGTTATGAAGAAGCTATTGGTGAATCTTACAGCCCTGCACACAGTGAAAG GGATGTAGAAGCTTCAGTAGCATCTGCTCCGAGAGACTCATCTCCTCATGTAAATGATAATCCCAGCCAAAtctctgctcctactgcatcTTCTACTTCTACAAGCAATAATCCAACAGAAGCAACTGCTGTTGCCAGTACAGCTGCATCTGGAAAGCAGGGAACTGAGGCTACTGATGATTTCTTTGACCCCCGTGTTGCCACTACAG GTAGCCCAGTAACTTCTAATAATGTTGAAATGGACTTTCTGGGCTCCCTGCCATATCCGTTCTCATCAAATGCACTGCCTCTTGGGCCAGCTGTGGCAGAAATTGCCACCCATGAGGGCAATGCAAACACTGGTTCGACAGCTTCCTTGGCAGCGCCGTCACCTGGGTCTAATTTCGATCAG TCTTTTGAAGATCCATTTGGTGATACGCCATTCAAGGCTGTTCCTAACAATGATGCTGCTCCATCTCAACCACAGACGTTCCAGAATCTGGGCCCATCCCAGTCAAGTGGCCTTAATGCAGATTCGGTCACAAACTTTGGATTTGGCAACTCATTTTCTGTTGTACCATACTCTGCAGCTGCTCCGGGTGACACTCATCATATCTCTTCAAACTCTCAGTTTTTGTCCCAAGATTTCTCGTCTCCACAGCAGGAAATTGACATTCTTGCAGACATTCTTCCTCCTGCACCATCACCAGAGATGGCTTCACAGCACAACTTTTCATCTCCTGCTGTTGCTCTATATCCTCcttcattttcatcttcatctaGCCAAATGGCATCACCTTTTTCTGAACCAACTGGTCAACTAAGCCAGCAAGGTTTCTCTGCCACAACCAGTCAACCTTCTCAAGGCTTTTCACTTCCTACTGGTCAATTTTCCGAGCAAGCCTTTTCAGCTCCTGCAGTTGCCCAACCATCACCTTCCTTTCCAGCTTCATCTAACCAAATGCCATTACCTTTTTCTGAACCAACTGGCCAACTTGGCCAGCTTGGTTTCTCTGCTGCGACCAGTCAGCCTTCACAAGCTGTTTCAGTCCCCACTGATCAATTTCCCCAGCAAACCTTATCAGCTCCCACCAGTCAATATGCACAACCCTTTTTATCTCATGCCAGGCAACCTGATTTGCATGCATTTTCATCATCAACTGGCCACTCTATGCTGCCACCTTTTACTTCTCAAGGTGGTCAACCTGCACAATCAAGTGGTCATATGTATAGTGCATTCCACCCCCAGGATGGATCTTTTACTTCAGGAGCTCCACATGCATCTGCTCAATCTCAAAATGGGTATAACGGTGCTATGAACAGTGGGAGCTACCTGCCACAAGGATCTACAGCATCTATTCCTTCACACGTAGCTCCCCAAGCTCCAACAGGACATTTATCACAGAACACGAACTTCATCAATTATGGTGGATCTAGTCCCCACACTACTTCCCATATGGTGTCTCACTCATCAACGCCACAAGCAGCACAGTTTAATGGCCAGAGCTTCATGGGACAACAGGGGAGTGCTGCACACCTTAGCTCACCACTTCCCCATCAGTCACTTGCTCCTAGTGCTGCACCATATGCTGTTTCAACCAGTTCAAGTTCTATGGTATCTCAACCCGGCAAGGACAAGTTTGAAACAAAATCAACAGTTTGGGCAGATACACTAAGCAGGGGACTGGTTAATTTGAATATATCTGGAC CTAAAACAAATCCATTAGCAGATATTGGGGTTGATTTTGATTCCATAAATAGGAAGGAGAAGAGAATGGAGAAGCCTACCACTACAGCTGTAACATCAACTGTGACTATGGGTAAAGCGATGGGAGCAGGTTCAGGTATAGGCCGGGTTGGTGCTGGTGCTCTCAGGACTCCTCAAAATCCTATGATGGGTTCTGGAATGGGTATGGGTATGGGCATGGGAATGAACAATGTCCCAGGTGCTGGTATGGGAATGGGAATAGGAATGAACAATGGCCCTGGTGCTGGAATGGGTATGGGAGGCTACGGAGGCATTAATCCATCAATGGGCATGGGCATGGGAATGGGTATGGGGCAAGGAGTCCAAATGCAACCCCCTATTGGAATGCCTCCCGGGTCTAACATGCCGGGTAACTATAATAACCCCATGATGGGTCCGGGTAGTTATGCCCAACAGCCATATGGTGGCTACCGGTGA
- the LOC107486861 gene encoding uncharacterized protein LOC107486861 isoform X3 — MAGLAVSSGSHVEPAAKVLRRILESPGVHLGPACFDGLSAKLIEAAGFSYCFTSGFSISAARLGLPDTGLISYGEMLDQGRLLTEAVSIPIIGDADNGYGNPINLKRTVKGFIRAGFAGILLEDQVSPKACGHTRGRKVVSLQEAVIKIKAAVDARAEIGSDIVIVARTDARQAVSLDEALLRTKAFADAGADVLFIDALASVEEMRAFCQVSPHIPKMANMLEGGGKTPILTPQQLEDIGYKIVVYPLSLIGVSIRAMQDALAALKGGRIPPPESMPSFEEIKDIVGFNTYYEEEKRYATDISRDPSSGVRPQTLRVKVADKDGLEKLDLRIPAGSLDGLTNIVPALAGVNIKELVDDVVEGNGRKKLLDFNDSMDERIQVFLE; from the exons ATGGCGGGTTTAGCGGTCAGCAGCGGCAGCCACG TAGAGCCGGCGGCGAAGGTGCTCCGGAGAATCCTGGAGAGCCCGGGGGTGCACCTAGGGCCAGCATGTTTCGATGGTCTGAGTGCGAAGCTGATAGAAGCCGCAGGGTTCTCGTATTGCTTCACGAGCGGGTTCTCGATATCGGCTGCGCGGTTGGGGTTGCCAGACACTGGCCTGATCTCTTACGGTGAAATGTTGGATCAAGGCCGCCTCCTAACTGAAGCTGTCTCCATCCCTATCATTGGCGACGCTGACAACGGCTATGGCAATCCCATCAACCTCAAGAGAACCGTCAAGGGCTTCATCCGAGCTGGTTTTGCCGGAATCCTTCTTGAGGATCAGGTCTCTCCCAAAGCATGCGGCCACACACGGGGAAGGAAGGTGGTTTCCCTGCAAGAGGCTGTCATCAAGATTAAAGCCGCCGTCGACGCCAGAGCTGAGATCGGCTCTGATATTGTTATCGTTGCTCGCACTGATGCTCGCCAGGCTGTCTCCCTCGACGAAGCCCTCCTCAGGACTAAGGCTTTTGCAGATGCTGGAGCCGATGTTCTCTTCATTGATGCACTTGCTTCTGTTGAAGAGATGCGAGCTTTTTGTCAGGTTTCTCCTCACATTCCAAAAATG GCCAATATGCTTGAAGGTGGAGGCAAGACACCAATACTCACTCCTCAGCAACTTGAAGACATTGGTTATAAAATTGTTGTTTATCCTCTTTCCTTGATTGGTGTCTCTATTCGCGCAATGCAG GATGCACTCGCTGCCCTTAAAGGAGGCCGCATTCCTCCTCCTGAAAGCATGCCGTCTTTTGAAGAAATCAAGGATATCGTAGGGTTCAACACCTATTATGAAGAAGAGAAGCGTTATGCCACAG ATATTTCAAGGGACCCTTCTTCTGGGGTGCGACCTCAGACGCTGAGAGTTAAAGTAGCTGACAAAGATGGGCTTGAGAAACTTGATCTCAGGATTCCT GCTGGATCTTTGGACGGGCTCACAAATATAGTTCCTG CTTTGGCTGGTGTGAACATCAAAGAACTGGTGGATGATGTAGTTGAGGGAAATGGGAGGAAAAAGCTGTTAGATTTTAATGACAGCATGGATGAAAGGATCCAGGTATTTCTGGAGTGA
- the LOC107486861 gene encoding uncharacterized protein LOC107486861 isoform X1, which produces MAGLAVSSGSHVEPAAKVLRRILESPGVHLGPACFDGLSAKLIEAAGFSYCFTSGFSISAARLGLPDTGLISYGEMLDQGRLLTEAVSIPIIGDADNGYGNPINLKRTVKGFIRAGFAGILLEDQVSPKACGHTRGRKVVSLQEAVIKIKAAVDARAEIGSDIVIVARTDARQAVSLDEALLRTKAFADAGADVLFIDALASVEEMRAFCQVSPHIPKMANMLEGGGKTPILTPQQLEDIGYKIVVYPLSLIGVSIRAMQDALAALKGGRIPPPESMPSFEEIKDIVGFNTYYEEEKRYATGASSEGDISRDPSSGVRPQTLRVKVADKDGLEKLDLRIPAGSLDGLTNIVPALAGVNIKELVDDVVEGNGRKKLLDFNDSMDERIQVFLE; this is translated from the exons ATGGCGGGTTTAGCGGTCAGCAGCGGCAGCCACG TAGAGCCGGCGGCGAAGGTGCTCCGGAGAATCCTGGAGAGCCCGGGGGTGCACCTAGGGCCAGCATGTTTCGATGGTCTGAGTGCGAAGCTGATAGAAGCCGCAGGGTTCTCGTATTGCTTCACGAGCGGGTTCTCGATATCGGCTGCGCGGTTGGGGTTGCCAGACACTGGCCTGATCTCTTACGGTGAAATGTTGGATCAAGGCCGCCTCCTAACTGAAGCTGTCTCCATCCCTATCATTGGCGACGCTGACAACGGCTATGGCAATCCCATCAACCTCAAGAGAACCGTCAAGGGCTTCATCCGAGCTGGTTTTGCCGGAATCCTTCTTGAGGATCAGGTCTCTCCCAAAGCATGCGGCCACACACGGGGAAGGAAGGTGGTTTCCCTGCAAGAGGCTGTCATCAAGATTAAAGCCGCCGTCGACGCCAGAGCTGAGATCGGCTCTGATATTGTTATCGTTGCTCGCACTGATGCTCGCCAGGCTGTCTCCCTCGACGAAGCCCTCCTCAGGACTAAGGCTTTTGCAGATGCTGGAGCCGATGTTCTCTTCATTGATGCACTTGCTTCTGTTGAAGAGATGCGAGCTTTTTGTCAGGTTTCTCCTCACATTCCAAAAATG GCCAATATGCTTGAAGGTGGAGGCAAGACACCAATACTCACTCCTCAGCAACTTGAAGACATTGGTTATAAAATTGTTGTTTATCCTCTTTCCTTGATTGGTGTCTCTATTCGCGCAATGCAG GATGCACTCGCTGCCCTTAAAGGAGGCCGCATTCCTCCTCCTGAAAGCATGCCGTCTTTTGAAGAAATCAAGGATATCGTAGGGTTCAACACCTATTATGAAGAAGAGAAGCGTTATGCCACAGGTGCTTCTTCAGAGGGAG ATATTTCAAGGGACCCTTCTTCTGGGGTGCGACCTCAGACGCTGAGAGTTAAAGTAGCTGACAAAGATGGGCTTGAGAAACTTGATCTCAGGATTCCT GCTGGATCTTTGGACGGGCTCACAAATATAGTTCCTG CTTTGGCTGGTGTGAACATCAAAGAACTGGTGGATGATGTAGTTGAGGGAAATGGGAGGAAAAAGCTGTTAGATTTTAATGACAGCATGGATGAAAGGATCCAGGTATTTCTGGAGTGA
- the LOC107486862 gene encoding clathrin interactor EPSIN 3 isoform X1: protein MKKAIGQTVRDLKRGVNKKVLKVPGIEQKVLDATSNEPWGPHGSLLSDIAQATRNPHEYQMIMSVIWKRVNDTGKNWRHVYKALTVLEYLVAHGSERVIDDIREHAYQISTLSEFQYVDSSGRDQGINVRKKSQGLVLLVNDKEKIIEVRQKAAANRDKFRNTSGNGMYRPGSGSGAYGDRYDDDRYGNREEDRNGYGYGREREPGYRDDDRYSRDGDRYGREYEERYSRDGYRDDDYRGRSQSVDYAYDTRSRSSDRDRDDDGQYSSRGSSAKAEDNSLEARLEKKLSEQNMGVPPSYEEAIGESYSPAHSERDVEASVASAPRDSSPHVNDNPSQISAPTASSTSTSNNPTEATAVASTAASGKQGTEATDDFFDPRVATTGSPVTSNNVEMDFLGSLPYPFSSNALPLGPAVAEIATHEGNANTGSTASLAAPSPGSNFDQQSFEDPFGDTPFKAVPNNDAAPSQPQTFQNLGPSQSSGLNADSVTNFGFGNSFSVVPYSAAAPGDTHHISSNSQFLSQDFSSPQQEIDILADILPPAPSPEMASQHNFSSPAVALYPPSFSSSSSQMASPFSEPTGQLSQQGFSATTSQPSQGFSLPTGQFSEQAFSAPAVAQPSPSFPASSNQMPLPFSEPTGQLGQLGFSAATSQPSQAVSVPTDQFPQQTLSAPTSQYAQPFLSHARQPDLHAFSSSTGHSMLPPFTSQGGQPAQSSGHMYSAFHPQDGSFTSGAPHASAQSQNGYNGAMNSGSYLPQGSTASIPSHVAPQAPTGHLSQNTNFINYGGSSPHTTSHMVSHSSTPQAAQFNGQSFMGQQGSAAHLSSPLPHQSLAPSAAPYAVSTSSSSMVSQPGKDKFETKSTVWADTLSRGLVNLNISGPKTNPLADIGVDFDSINRKEKRMEKPTTTAVTSTVTMGKAMGAGSGIGRVGAGALRTPQNPMMGSGMGMGMGMGMNNVPGAGMGMGIGMNNGPGAGMGMGGYGGINPSMGMGMGMGMGQGVQMQPPIGMPPGSNMPGNYNNPMMGPGSYAQQPYGGYR, encoded by the exons ATGAAGAAGGCTATTGGTCAAACTGTTAGGGACCT AAAAAGGGGTGTTAATAAGAAAGTTCTGAAAGTTCCTGGGATTGAACAGAAG GTACTTGATGCTACCAGCAATGAGCCCTGGGGACCTCATGGATCACTTCTTTCAGATATTGCTCAGGCAACCAGAAATCC TCATGAATACCAGATGATCATGTCAGTAATCTGGAAGCGAGTTAATGACACGGGAAAGAATTGGCGCCATGTCTACAAG GCTTTGACAGTACTAGAGTACTTGGTGGCTCATGGGTCAGAGCGAGTCATAGATGATATCAGAGAACATGCTTATCAAATATCA ACATTGTCCGAATTTCAATATGTTGATTCCAGTGGAAGAGATCAAGGAATCAATGTTAGGAAGAAATCTCAGGGCCTTGTTCTCCTTGtgaatgataaagaaaaaatcaTAGAGGTTAGGCAGAAGGCTGCTGCTAATAGGGACAA GTTTCGCAACACCTCAGGCAATGGAATGTATAGACCTGGTTCAGGCAGTGGAGCTTATGGTGATAGGTATGATGATGATCGTTATGGAAACAGAGAGGAAGATAGAAATGGGTATGGATATGGAAGAGAAAGAGAACCAGGTTATAGAGATGATGACCGGTATAGTCGTGACGGGGATCGTTATGGCAGAGAATATGAGGAACGTTATAGTAGGGACGGTTACAGGGATGATGACTATAGAGGAAGAAGTCAAAGTGTTGATTACGCATATGATACAAGAAGCAGAAGCTCTGACAGAGACCGTGATGATGATGGCCAATACTCATCTCG AGGTAGCAGTGCCAAAGCTGAAGACAATTCTTTGGAAGCTAG GCTTGAGAAGAAACTTTCTGAGCAAAATATGGGTGTTCCTCCTAGTTATGAAGAAGCTATTGGTGAATCTTACAGCCCTGCACACAGTGAAAG GGATGTAGAAGCTTCAGTAGCATCTGCTCCGAGAGACTCATCTCCTCATGTAAATGATAATCCCAGCCAAAtctctgctcctactgcatcTTCTACTTCTACAAGCAATAATCCAACAGAAGCAACTGCTGTTGCCAGTACAGCTGCATCTGGAAAGCAGGGAACTGAGGCTACTGATGATTTCTTTGACCCCCGTGTTGCCACTACAG GTAGCCCAGTAACTTCTAATAATGTTGAAATGGACTTTCTGGGCTCCCTGCCATATCCGTTCTCATCAAATGCACTGCCTCTTGGGCCAGCTGTGGCAGAAATTGCCACCCATGAGGGCAATGCAAACACTGGTTCGACAGCTTCCTTGGCAGCGCCGTCACCTGGGTCTAATTTCGATCAG CAGTCTTTTGAAGATCCATTTGGTGATACGCCATTCAAGGCTGTTCCTAACAATGATGCTGCTCCATCTCAACCACAGACGTTCCAGAATCTGGGCCCATCCCAGTCAAGTGGCCTTAATGCAGATTCGGTCACAAACTTTGGATTTGGCAACTCATTTTCTGTTGTACCATACTCTGCAGCTGCTCCGGGTGACACTCATCATATCTCTTCAAACTCTCAGTTTTTGTCCCAAGATTTCTCGTCTCCACAGCAGGAAATTGACATTCTTGCAGACATTCTTCCTCCTGCACCATCACCAGAGATGGCTTCACAGCACAACTTTTCATCTCCTGCTGTTGCTCTATATCCTCcttcattttcatcttcatctaGCCAAATGGCATCACCTTTTTCTGAACCAACTGGTCAACTAAGCCAGCAAGGTTTCTCTGCCACAACCAGTCAACCTTCTCAAGGCTTTTCACTTCCTACTGGTCAATTTTCCGAGCAAGCCTTTTCAGCTCCTGCAGTTGCCCAACCATCACCTTCCTTTCCAGCTTCATCTAACCAAATGCCATTACCTTTTTCTGAACCAACTGGCCAACTTGGCCAGCTTGGTTTCTCTGCTGCGACCAGTCAGCCTTCACAAGCTGTTTCAGTCCCCACTGATCAATTTCCCCAGCAAACCTTATCAGCTCCCACCAGTCAATATGCACAACCCTTTTTATCTCATGCCAGGCAACCTGATTTGCATGCATTTTCATCATCAACTGGCCACTCTATGCTGCCACCTTTTACTTCTCAAGGTGGTCAACCTGCACAATCAAGTGGTCATATGTATAGTGCATTCCACCCCCAGGATGGATCTTTTACTTCAGGAGCTCCACATGCATCTGCTCAATCTCAAAATGGGTATAACGGTGCTATGAACAGTGGGAGCTACCTGCCACAAGGATCTACAGCATCTATTCCTTCACACGTAGCTCCCCAAGCTCCAACAGGACATTTATCACAGAACACGAACTTCATCAATTATGGTGGATCTAGTCCCCACACTACTTCCCATATGGTGTCTCACTCATCAACGCCACAAGCAGCACAGTTTAATGGCCAGAGCTTCATGGGACAACAGGGGAGTGCTGCACACCTTAGCTCACCACTTCCCCATCAGTCACTTGCTCCTAGTGCTGCACCATATGCTGTTTCAACCAGTTCAAGTTCTATGGTATCTCAACCCGGCAAGGACAAGTTTGAAACAAAATCAACAGTTTGGGCAGATACACTAAGCAGGGGACTGGTTAATTTGAATATATCTGGAC CTAAAACAAATCCATTAGCAGATATTGGGGTTGATTTTGATTCCATAAATAGGAAGGAGAAGAGAATGGAGAAGCCTACCACTACAGCTGTAACATCAACTGTGACTATGGGTAAAGCGATGGGAGCAGGTTCAGGTATAGGCCGGGTTGGTGCTGGTGCTCTCAGGACTCCTCAAAATCCTATGATGGGTTCTGGAATGGGTATGGGTATGGGCATGGGAATGAACAATGTCCCAGGTGCTGGTATGGGAATGGGAATAGGAATGAACAATGGCCCTGGTGCTGGAATGGGTATGGGAGGCTACGGAGGCATTAATCCATCAATGGGCATGGGCATGGGAATGGGTATGGGGCAAGGAGTCCAAATGCAACCCCCTATTGGAATGCCTCCCGGGTCTAACATGCCGGGTAACTATAATAACCCCATGATGGGTCCGGGTAGTTATGCCCAACAGCCATATGGTGGCTACCGGTGA
- the LOC107486861 gene encoding uncharacterized protein LOC107486861 isoform X2, translating into MAGLAVSSGSHEPAAKVLRRILESPGVHLGPACFDGLSAKLIEAAGFSYCFTSGFSISAARLGLPDTGLISYGEMLDQGRLLTEAVSIPIIGDADNGYGNPINLKRTVKGFIRAGFAGILLEDQVSPKACGHTRGRKVVSLQEAVIKIKAAVDARAEIGSDIVIVARTDARQAVSLDEALLRTKAFADAGADVLFIDALASVEEMRAFCQVSPHIPKMANMLEGGGKTPILTPQQLEDIGYKIVVYPLSLIGVSIRAMQDALAALKGGRIPPPESMPSFEEIKDIVGFNTYYEEEKRYATGASSEGDISRDPSSGVRPQTLRVKVADKDGLEKLDLRIPAGSLDGLTNIVPALAGVNIKELVDDVVEGNGRKKLLDFNDSMDERIQVFLE; encoded by the exons ATGGCGGGTTTAGCGGTCAGCAGCGGCAGCCACG AGCCGGCGGCGAAGGTGCTCCGGAGAATCCTGGAGAGCCCGGGGGTGCACCTAGGGCCAGCATGTTTCGATGGTCTGAGTGCGAAGCTGATAGAAGCCGCAGGGTTCTCGTATTGCTTCACGAGCGGGTTCTCGATATCGGCTGCGCGGTTGGGGTTGCCAGACACTGGCCTGATCTCTTACGGTGAAATGTTGGATCAAGGCCGCCTCCTAACTGAAGCTGTCTCCATCCCTATCATTGGCGACGCTGACAACGGCTATGGCAATCCCATCAACCTCAAGAGAACCGTCAAGGGCTTCATCCGAGCTGGTTTTGCCGGAATCCTTCTTGAGGATCAGGTCTCTCCCAAAGCATGCGGCCACACACGGGGAAGGAAGGTGGTTTCCCTGCAAGAGGCTGTCATCAAGATTAAAGCCGCCGTCGACGCCAGAGCTGAGATCGGCTCTGATATTGTTATCGTTGCTCGCACTGATGCTCGCCAGGCTGTCTCCCTCGACGAAGCCCTCCTCAGGACTAAGGCTTTTGCAGATGCTGGAGCCGATGTTCTCTTCATTGATGCACTTGCTTCTGTTGAAGAGATGCGAGCTTTTTGTCAGGTTTCTCCTCACATTCCAAAAATG GCCAATATGCTTGAAGGTGGAGGCAAGACACCAATACTCACTCCTCAGCAACTTGAAGACATTGGTTATAAAATTGTTGTTTATCCTCTTTCCTTGATTGGTGTCTCTATTCGCGCAATGCAG GATGCACTCGCTGCCCTTAAAGGAGGCCGCATTCCTCCTCCTGAAAGCATGCCGTCTTTTGAAGAAATCAAGGATATCGTAGGGTTCAACACCTATTATGAAGAAGAGAAGCGTTATGCCACAGGTGCTTCTTCAGAGGGAG ATATTTCAAGGGACCCTTCTTCTGGGGTGCGACCTCAGACGCTGAGAGTTAAAGTAGCTGACAAAGATGGGCTTGAGAAACTTGATCTCAGGATTCCT GCTGGATCTTTGGACGGGCTCACAAATATAGTTCCTG CTTTGGCTGGTGTGAACATCAAAGAACTGGTGGATGATGTAGTTGAGGGAAATGGGAGGAAAAAGCTGTTAGATTTTAATGACAGCATGGATGAAAGGATCCAGGTATTTCTGGAGTGA